The genome window ATGCGATCGATGGCGTAGAGCACGGGCTCTTCGGCTTCCACTGAGATCAGCCCCAGGTCCTTGCCTTTGAGCAGGTCACCGGCGGTGGGCTTCTCTTCCACCAGGAAGCCGCGCTCCCGCATCCAGTCATCGTTGAACATCTTGCCCACGTAACGCGTGCCGTGGTCGTGGAAGATGATGACAACGACCTCCCCTTTCTTGAAGTTGTCCTTCAGTTGCAATAGGCCTGCCATGGCGCTGCCCGCGCTGTTGCCCACGAAGATGCCTTCGTCCTTCACGATCTTCCGGGTGAAGATCGCGGCGTCACGGTCGGTCACTTTCTCGAAGTGGTCGATGAGGTCCATGTCCACGTTCTTCGGCACGAAGTCCTCGCCGATGCCTTCGGTGATGTACGGGTAGATCTCGTTCTTGTCGAATATCCCGGTCTCCTTCAGCTTCTTGAAGACCGAACCGTAGGTATCGATGCCCCAGACCTTCAGCTTGGGGTTCTTTTCCTTCAGGAAGCGTGCAGTGCCGCAGATGGTGCCGCCGGTGCCCACGCCAACTACCAAGTGGTCCACCTTGCCGCCGGTCTGCTCCCAGATCTCAGGGCCAGTGCTCTCGTAGTGCGCCTGCGCATTGCTCGGATTGTCGTACTGGTTGGCCTTCCAGCTGTTCGGTGTCTCATTCACCAAGCGCGACGAGACCGAGTAATAGGAGCGGGGGTCTTCGGGATCCACGTTGGTGGGGCACACGATCACCTCGGCTCCGAAGGCGCGCAGGATATCGACTTTCTCCCGGCTCTGCTTATCGGTGGTGGTGAAGATGCACTTGTAGCCCTTGATGATGGCCGCAATGGCCAGGCCCATGCCCGTGTTGCCGCTGGTGCCTTCGATGATGGTGCCACCGGGCTTCAGCAGGCCTGCCTTTTCCGCATCCTCCACCATCTTGATGGCCATGCGGTCCTTGATGCTGTTGCCGGGGTTGAAGGTCTCCACCTTGGCCAGCACGGTTGCGGCGACGTCCTTGGTGATCTTGTTCAGGCGAACCATGGGCGTATTGCCGATGGTGGTGAGGATGTTCTCGTGGATCTTCATGGCGCTGGCGAAGGTAGGATCGCCCAGCCGGTCGCGTAGGTGTAACGTCACTCCGGAGCGCAGGAACTGCGGGGCCGTGGGCGACAGCGCATCCAGGGTCTCACGGAGCACGGAACGCAGTGATTGGTGGGATTCCGGGTCGCGCTGGCAGAGCCTCGCTTGCCTGGAGTGACGTGCGCTACGCGAACCGGATCGCCTTGGCCGGCGCGATGCGGGTTACCAGCATGCTGGGCAGGACCATCGCAAGCACGCATATGAACAAGGTGCCGACGTTGAGGGCGATGATCGGCATCAGGTCAAGGTCAACCACCACCCGGTCGACATAGTAGGTCTCCACGGGAAGCTTCACGATACCGAAGCGCTGCTGCACCAGTGCGAGACCGATGCCCAAGAGGTCGCCCAACAGGATGCCCATGCCGAGGATGTAGGAAGCGTTGACCAGGAAGATCCGCCGGATAGCTCCGTTGCTGGCGCCCATGGCCTTCAAGGTGCCGATCATCGGTGTGCGCTCAAGGATGATGATGAGCAAGGCGCTGGTCATGTTGATGATGGCAACGATCACCATGAGCACGATGATGACCACCACGTTCTTATCCAGCAGCTCCAACCAAGCGAATATCTCGGGGAAGCGATCGCGCACGCTGAGCGAGCGCAGGTTGCTGGGCAGGTACTCGGTGTACACGAGGTCGTCAAGGCGCGTGACATCCTCGAAGCGTTCGAGGATTACCTCGAAGCCGCCGCAGTACTTGCGGTAGCTGCCGCCGCTGCCACTGCGCTGCACGCTGATGCTGGTCACGATCATTTCCGTTCCGAGGCTGCTTATATGCGGCATGATCCGGTCCGGCGTGATGAGCACGATGGCCGTATCGGGGATGGTGCGGTCGGCATCGTGCACCACAAGGGTGAAGCTCGTATCGCGTGGCGCTCTTCCCATGGGCGCGTGCGGGAAATCGGGGACATGGCGCTCGTAGAGCTGCACGCGGTGCGGCCCAGGTCCTTTCAGGTCAGTGCCCGGCCATTCGTATTCGTAGATCCTATCGCCGCCGAATGCGTGCCCTTGAAGCACCACGAAGCTGCCGTACTCCAATTCGCCCACGCTGATCTCCGCCTTCAGTCCCCATTGCGCGAAGCGTTGCAAGTGGTCGATGTCGACGAAGGCGAGATTGTGGTCGATCTGCTCCAGGCCCGTCTGGTACACGCCGCACACCCGGAACTTCCGAGGGCGTATGTCGTCGCGCCCGCGCACGAGGTAAGTCGTGATGGTGTCGTTCGTGCCGATGCGCAACCGGTCGGCGTGGTGCTTCGAGAGAAGCAGATCGATGGGCCGCGCGCTATCGGCGATGGCCGGCAAGCTGCCGGATCTCAGGTGCGCGGACAGGAAGCTCGTGTCGTAATCGGCGCCGATGCCCTTGAGGACAACGCCTTCGATGTCGTTCTCCGTCTCGATGATGCCGGGGCGGGTGGCATAGACTTGGATATGCGCGATGCCCGGAACGGTATCGAGCCAGGGATAGAACGATTGCTCAATGGGAATTCGCAGGGTCTCCTTCGGATCGGTCTGGCCGATTGCCGCGATCTGCAGGTGCGCCGAGGCTCCGGTTACTTTCGCCCGCACCTCGCGCTGGAAGCCCCGCGTGATGCCCACAGTAAGGATCATGACCGCCATGCCCACCACGACGCCCCCTATGGCAATGGCCACGATCGGGCGCGAGAAGCTCGATGTGCCTGTGGAGCTGCCGCGCACGATGCGCCGGGCGATGAAGTGCGCGAAGGCCACTGCGGATGCGATGCGGCCGAAGATAGACCGTGCGTCATGGCTGGGCCTTGTGCTGCTCATCGGCAATGCCTTGGACGCCACGGCACAAGCGCCGAAGCTCGTGGCCAAGGGCGAACCTGAGGTGCGCGTTGGAGCAGAACGAACCGAGGAATACCTGCCGCTGCTGGCCAACCAGCGCATTGGTGTCGTAACCAATCATACGGGCCGGATTGGCCGCATCCACTTGGTCGATTCACTGGTGGCGCTCAAGGTGGAAGTGGTTAAGGTGTTCGCTCCGGAGCACGGCTTCCGTGGTGATGCCGATGCCGGTGAGCAGGTGAAGGACCACCGAGACCCGCGCACCGGCCTGTCCATCGTTTCGCTTTACGGCAAGAGCAAGAAACCGAGCGCCGCGCAGCTCGCGGATGTGGATGTACTGCTCTTCGACATTCAGGATGTGGGTGCGCGCTTCTACACCTACATCAGCACCCTGCACTATGCGATGGAGGCCGCGCTCGCTCACCAGAAGAAGGTGATCGTGCTCGATCGCCCTAACCCCAACGGTTTCTACGTCGATGGCCCTTTGCTCGATACCGCGTACCGCTCATTCGTAGGCATGCATCCGGTTCCGATCGTGCATGGCATGACCATCGGCGAGTATGCGCGCATGATCAACGGCGAGGGCTGGCTTCCCGATGGCATGCGCTGTGACCTGACGGTGATCGCGTGCGAGGGCTATGAGCACGACCTGTTCATCAAGCTGGATGAGCGCCCATCGCCGAATCTGCCGAACATGGCTTCTGTTTACCTGTATCCGTCGCTCTGTTTATTCGAAGGCACGGTGGTAAGTGTGGGCCGCGGCACGGAGAAGCCTTTTCAGTGCATCGGGTATCCAGGCAATCCCGTAGGTGATCACCGCTTCACGCCGCGTGCTATGCCCGGAGCGAAGGACCCGCCGCATAAGGGACATGAGTGCAAAGGACTGGACCTCGAGGCTTACGGTGGTTTCCAGAGCCGCATGGAGAAGCGCATCAACCTGCAGTGGCTCGTTGGGCTCCATGCCGAAGCACCGGAGAAGGCCGGCTTCTTCACGCCCTTCTTCGATAAGCTGGCCGGCAGCAAGGACTTGCGCGAGCGGATCCAGCGCGGCGATAGCGAAGAGGCGATCCGCGCGTCATGGAAGCCGGGCTTGGAGCGCTTCATGAGGATCCGCTCCAAGTATTTGCTGTATCCCGACTTCAAGCCTTGAACGAAAGAAGCCCCGGCCTCCCGCTGCACAGCGGCATGGCCGGGGCTTCTCTTCAATGCGTCTCGCTCGCGACTACTTCTGGATCACCAGGCGCTCGGTGTGGATCGCGCTGCCGGCCGCGATGCTCACCAGGTACATGCCGTTGGCCAGCTCCCCGTTCAGGGCGATGGCGGTGTTCACGTAGCCGTCCTGCACCCCGATGGTGCGCTGGGCCACGCGCTTGCCGAAGCTGTCGTAGATGTCCAGGTTGATGGACTCCACGCCCTCCTCAACGCTGCTCAGGCTCAAGAAGAGCTGATCGCCGCGGTTCGGGTTCGGGTACATCGCCACGCGGGCCTCGCTCGCCGTGGTGCTGCCGCCCTCTTCAGCCATGCCGAAGCTGCAGGTGGTGGTGAGCAGGCAGATGTCGCCGTAGGGGTCGCTGCTGTGGCACCAGGTGGAGCCATTGTTGAAGCTCGCGCGCACATCCACCTCATAGGTTTTGCCGCAGGTGAGGCCGTTGGTGTTCACCCAGTACTGCCCCGTGGCGCTGGTCTTCACGATGGTGATGTTCTCCGATGGGATGCGGAAGCGGAACTGGTAGCGGTTCGCGTTCTGCCAGAATGCGCTTGAGCAGGTGGGGCCTGGCTCCACCAAGCGCTTCACCGGACGCGCATGCACGAGCTGGGTGGAGCCGATCGTGCGGCTCTGGCCGCAGCTCAGGTACTGGTTGCCGGGCAGGTCCAGGAGCTTGGTGCGGGGGCACGATGCCAGAGCGTTGTTCAGCATCATGCGGCAAGCGGGGCCCCAGTTGTTGTACACCCCGCCGACGAGGGCGCGCACTTTCACGTTGTACAATACGCCTTGGGCAAGCGGGAGGGTGCTGAGCAAGCAGTGCGTGGAGGCTTGGGCGCGCTTGAAGCTGAGCCCCCGTTCGGATCATAGAACCAGAACTGGTAACCGGTCGCCAACGGATTGGCGTTGGCCACGATGAAGGCTTGGCCGCATGCGTATGGCGCCCAGTCGAGCTTATCGCAGCTGGTGTAGATCAGGCGGTCGGTGCCCACGGGCAGGCAGAAGCCCTCGTTGCCCGCGATCTGGCTGGTGGCTCCGCTGGTGAAGCCGCCGTTGCCGTACTGGTCGTGGAGGTTGTCGATCAGGCGCACGCTGCTGTTGACCTTAAGGAGGTAGCCGCCGTTCACGATGCCATCGCCGGCACCATCAGTGACCACGAGGTAGAAGCAGCCATCGGGCAGGCAAGTAGCCTCAGAACCATTGCCGACCAGGGCGCCGCCACCGCTCTGCACAAGGATGTTGGTGCCTTGCTCGAACAGTTGCCAAGTCAGGTCGTCATAGCCATCAGCCTGGTACACGAAGTCCAAATCGGTGGTGCAGGGAACGCCAGCGCAGCCGCAGGTTGGCCCTGTGCCGATCACATCGAGCACGGTCTGCGAGTCGCCATCATCGCAGGCATCACCCGGGTTGGTGTTCGCCGCGGTGGGGCACACGTCGCAGGCATCGCCGTCGCCGTCGCTGTCACCATCCTCTTGCAAAGGGTTGGGAACACTCACGCAGTTGTCATCGATATCGCAAACACCATCATTGTCGGCATCGGCAACGCAGGGCGCCTCAGGCGCAAGGGCCACACCACGGAACGCGGTATTCGCGGGCGCCGTGGCAATCGTGGCTCCTGTGCTGCCTGCGCCGGTATCCACGATGCGCACCAGTCGATTCGTTCCTTCCGTGGTGGTAGCGTAGATCACTGGATCCGCGCCGCTGAAATCCACCTCCAATCCGCGCGCTCCTGTTGTGCCATCAACCGCCAAGGTGTAGCTGAGCACCCAGTTGCCTGCGATGAAGTCCCAACGCTGCACGCCGCCACCGGAAGAGAATGCCCGGTCATCAGCGATGTAGCAGATGGTGGTGGCGGGGTTGAAGGTGAACTCATAAGGGCTAGCGCTTCCTCCAGCATTGATCACAACGGTGCTGGTCTGACCAGTCGTGGTGGGCAATCCGCTTCCAACGGCCCAAACCCCTCGGCTTGCGCCGGAGCCGGTTGAGAAATACAGTTGACCGTTGTGCACCTCCATCGCGCGGTTGTTGGTGAGCGTGGTGCTCACGGTAGCCGGTGCGCCAGGACCGAAGTAGGCGATTCCGGTGTTGGCGCCCGCGCTCCAGAAGTCGGTGCCTTGGCTGGCGGCGCCACGGACGCTGCCGCCGCTGAAGAAGCTCGCGCTCGTGGCTTCGCGCACGAAGGATGCGGCGTTATCCATGGAGCCGATCGCGCGATTCACGGAGGCCGAGGTGCTTGAGGTCAGGTTCCCTGCTCCAGGAAGCGTTTGCGCATAGCCAGCGAACACGAGCTTGGCCTTGTCAGCG of Flavobacteriales bacterium contains these proteins:
- a CDS encoding pyridoxal-phosphate dependent enzyme, producing MKIHENILTTIGNTPMVRLNKITKDVAATVLAKVETFNPGNSIKDRMAIKMVEDAEKAGLLKPGGTIIEGTSGNTGMGLAIAAIIKGYKCIFTTTDKQSREKVDILRAFGAEVIVCPTNVDPEDPRSYYSVSSRLVNETPNSWKANQYDNPSNAQAHYESTGPEIWEQTGGKVDHLVVGVGTGGTICGTARFLKEKNPKLKVWGIDTYGSVFKKLKETGIFDKNEIYPYITEGIGEDFVPKNVDMDLIDHFEKVTDRDAAIFTRKIVKDEGIFVGNSAGSAMAGLLQLKDNFKKGEVVVIIFHDHGTRYVGKMFNDDWMRERGFLVEEKPTAGDLLKGKDLGLISVEAEEPVLYAIDRMRKHNIDQLPVMENGNPVGTITDARLFDAILEDADVRTQKARVVMGPALPVIGADTTLEDIASKLGNGSPAVLVQMPNGLGILTKQDIIGKLK
- a CDS encoding DUF1343 domain-containing protein, with product MRPKIDRASWLGLVLLIGNALDATAQAPKLVAKGEPEVRVGAERTEEYLPLLANQRIGVVTNHTGRIGRIHLVDSLVALKVEVVKVFAPEHGFRGDADAGEQVKDHRDPRTGLSIVSLYGKSKKPSAAQLADVDVLLFDIQDVGARFYTYISTLHYAMEAALAHQKKVIVLDRPNPNGFYVDGPLLDTAYRSFVGMHPVPIVHGMTIGEYARMINGEGWLPDGMRCDLTVIACEGYEHDLFIKLDERPSPNLPNMASVYLYPSLCLFEGTVVSVGRGTEKPFQCIGYPGNPVGDHRFTPRAMPGAKDPPHKGHECKGLDLEAYGGFQSRMEKRINLQWLVGLHAEAPEKAGFFTPFFDKLAGSKDLRERIQRGDSEEAIRASWKPGLERFMRIRSKYLLYPDFKP
- a CDS encoding ABC transporter permease, with product MAIAIGGVVVGMAVMILTVGITRGFQREVRAKVTGASAHLQIAAIGQTDPKETLRIPIEQSFYPWLDTVPGIAHIQVYATRPGIIETENDIEGVVLKGIGADYDTSFLSAHLRSGSLPAIADSARPIDLLLSKHHADRLRIGTNDTITTYLVRGRDDIRPRKFRVCGVYQTGLEQIDHNLAFVDIDHLQRFAQWGLKAEISVGELEYGSFVVLQGHAFGGDRIYEYEWPGTDLKGPGPHRVQLYERHVPDFPHAPMGRAPRDTSFTLVVHDADRTIPDTAIVLITPDRIMPHISSLGTEMIVTSISVQRSGSGGSYRKYCGGFEVILERFEDVTRLDDLVYTEYLPSNLRSLSVRDRFPEIFAWLELLDKNVVVIIVLMVIVAIINMTSALLIIILERTPMIGTLKAMGASNGAIRRIFLVNASYILGMGILLGDLLGIGLALVQQRFGIVKLPVETYYVDRVVVDLDLMPIIALNVGTLFICVLAMVLPSMLVTRIAPAKAIRFA
- a CDS encoding T9SS type A sorting domain-containing protein, with the translated sequence MLSTLPLAQGVLYNVKVRALVGGVYNNWGPACRMMLNNALASCPRTKLLDLPGNQYLSCGQSRTIGSTQLVHARPVKRLVEPGPTCSSAFWQNANRYQFRFRIPSENITIVKTSATGQYWVNTNGLTCGKTYEVDVRASFNNGSTWCHSSDPYGDICLLTTTCSFGMAEEGGSTTASEARVAMYPNPNRGDQLFLSLSSVEEGVESINLDIYDSFGKRVAQRTIGVQDGYVNTAIALNGELANGMYLVSIAAGSAIHTERLVIQK